The following are encoded in a window of Benincasa hispida cultivar B227 unplaced genomic scaffold, ASM972705v1 Contig514, whole genome shotgun sequence genomic DNA:
- the LOC120069610 gene encoding calmodulin-binding protein 60 G-like yields the protein MYDNEEIKSENGEALEVAICDITNGYTIIYTGSLSSAPVDFFILDGQINSNKRRTPWTSSDFNESILTSREDKPSSLISVKNNQFYLKCGVCSVKNLVVTDNSCWTKFKTFCLGAKITAENVLHEFGMIGEAVSEPFNVYDKRGKGTKKHHPPSEKDEVWRLDRIKKDGPIHKKLSLFKEISEDGIQNVGEFREALHQKGRTALKMYLGMTNSEKTWNQIESHLMEGVVDVPTNYDPTFQANFHFMETGQGNFNQNVEFIQENQNFQTIGELGPNSNVNNDLPEDLRSQLNVDIPPSPLGHMKLGA from the exons ATGTACGACAATGAAGAgataaaatctgaaaatggcgaGGCATTGGAAGTTGCAATTTGTGATATCACGAACGGCTACACTATCATCTACACGGGTTCATTGTCGTCTGCTCCAGTCGACTTCTTCATCCTCGATGGACAGATCAACTCTAACAAACGTCGAACTCCCTGGACTTCGAGTGATTTCAATGAAAGCATCTTGACTTCGAGAGAAGATAAACCATCATCTTTGATCTCTGTGAAAAACAACCAATTTTACCTCAAATGTGGAGTTTGCTCCGTCAAGAATCTAGTTGTCACAGACAATTCCTGTTGGACCAAATTCAAAACCTTTTGTTTGGGAGCCAAAATTACGGCTGAAAATGTTTTACATGAGTTCGGTATGATTGGAGAAGCTGTTTCTGAACCCTTTAATGTTTACGACAAGCGAGGGAAAG GGACGAAAAAGCATCACCCTCCAAGTGAGAAAGATGAAGTATGGCGACTGGACAGAATAAAAAAAGATGGTCCCATACACAAAAAGTTATCTTTGTTTAAAGAGATAAGCGAAGATGGCATACAAAATGTGGGTGAATTCAGGGAGGCTCTTCATCAAAAGGGTCGTACAGCTCTAAAAATG TATCTAGGAATGACAAACTCAGAGAAGACATGGAATCAGATTGAAAGCCATCTTATGGAAGGTGTGGTTGATGTTCCCACTAATTATGATCCAACCTTTCAg GCCAACTTTCATTTCATGGAAACTGGGCAAGGTAATTTCAATCAGAACGTGGAATTTattcaagaaaatcaaaactttcag ACTATTGGTGAATTGGGACCTAATTCTAACGTCAATAATGATCTTCCTGAAGATTTGCGATCTCAATTAAACGTTG ATATTCCACCATCTCCGCTTGGACACATGAAACTTGGAGCATGA